Within the Pseudomonas putida genome, the region GTCAGGCGCTTGTGGCGAAGGGCCCAACCCAGGCTGCGATCGTAGCCTTCGACCATGCGCTTGTGCAGGTTATCGCTCCAGCGCTGCAAACGCGACTGGTCCGCGCGGTGGGGCTTGAGCCAGCGGGCACAGAGCATCGGGGTCAAGGTCAGCGACACCACCAGCGAGACGATGATCGCCGCCGCCAGCGTAATCGAGAACTCCTGGAACAGGCTGCGCACGATGCCGCCCATGAACAGGATCGAAACGAACACCGCCACCAGCGAGACGTTCATCGACAGCAAGGTAAAGCCGACTTCCTTGGCGCCGAGGAACGCCGCACGCATCGGCGGCTGGCCGTCCTCGATATGCCGCGAAATGTTCTCCAGCACCACGATGGCATCGTCCACCACCAGGCCTGTGGCGAGGATCAACGCCATCAGCGACAGGTTGTTCAGCGAAAAACCGCACAGGTACATCACCGCGAAGGTACCCACCAGCGATACCGGGACCGCCAGGCTGGGGATCAACGAGGCGCGCAGACTGCCAAGGAACAAGTAGACCACGAGGATGACCAGCCCCACGGCGATCAGCAGCGTGTGCTCGGCTTCCTTGAGGGTGGCCTTGATGACCGGCGAACGGTCCATGGCCACGTTCAACTGCACGCTGGCCGGCAGCAGCGACTGCAGGGCCGGCAACTGCGCGTGGATCTGGTCGACGGTCTCGATGATGTTGGCGCCGATCTGACGGTTGATTACCAACAGCACGGCACTCTGATCGTTGAAAAAGCCGCTGTTGTAGCGGTTCTCGACGCCGTCGGTGATGGTCGCCACGTCGGACAGGCGCAGTATCGTACCGTTCTCCTGCCGGATCACGACCGGTTCGTAATCCTTGGCTTTTTCCAGCTGATCATTGGCCCGTACCTGCCAGCTGCGCTCGCTGTCTTCGACGTAACCCATCGGCCGGCGCTGGTTGGCGTTGGCTACCGCAGTGCGCACGTCGTCCAGGGCCAGGCTGTACTGGTTGAGCAGTTGCGGCTCGACGGAAATGCGCACAGCCGGCAACGAACTGCCGCCGATCTGTACCTCCCCTACCCCACTGACCTGAGCCAGGCTCTGCGACAGTATGGTGTCAGCCAGATCGTAAAGCTGGCCCTTCTGCAACACGTCCGAGGTCAGCGACAGCACCATGATCGGCGCCTGCGACGGGTTGAGTTTCTTGTAGGTCGGCATGCTGCGCATGCCGCTGGGTAGCAGGTTGCGCGTGGCATTGATCGCCGCTTGAACCTCGCGCGCGGCACCGTCGATGTCCCGCCCTTGCTCGAAGCCGATGATCACCCGGGTCGAGCCCTGGTTGGAGCTGCTGGTCAGGGTGGTGACACCGGCGATACTGCCAAGCTTGCGCTCCAGCGGCGTGGCGACTGTTGAAGCCATCACCTCAGGGCTGGCGCCAGCCAGGTTGGCCTGCACCACGATCACCGGGAAGTCGATCTGTGGCAACGGCGAAACCGGCAGCAGGCCGAAACTGACGCCACCGAGCAGCATGATCGCCAGGCTCAGCAGCATGGTTGCCACGGGCCGGCGAATGAACGGGCCGGACAGGTTCATGCTTCGGCCTGCTTCGCGTCGGTGGCCGGGCGCCAGCGGCGTGCCAGGCGGTCGAAGTACAGGTAGATGACCGGCGTTGTGAACAGGGTCAGCACCTGGCTGACCAGCAAGCCGCCGACCATGACCAGGCCCAGCGGCTGGCGCAGCTCGGCGCCCGAACCTGTGGCCAGCATCAGCGGTATTGCGCCGAACAGCGCGGCCAGGGTGGTCATCAGGATCGGCCTGAAGCGCAGCAGCGCCGCCTGGTAGATGGCGTCATGCGGGCTCATGCCTTGGTTGCGCTCGGCCTCGAGGGCGAAGTCGATCATCATGATCGCGTTCTTCTTGACGATGCCGATGAGCAGGATGATGCCAATGATGGCGATCATGCCCAGGTCGTTGCCGCTGAGGATCAACGCCAGCAAGGCGCCGACCGCCGCCGACGGCAAGGTCGAAAGGATGGTGATCGGGTGAATGTAGCTCTCGTACAGCACGCCGAGCACGATATACATGGTCACCACGGCGGCAAGGATCAGCAGCAAGGTGCTCGACAGCGACGCCTGGAAGGCCTCGGCAGCCCCCTGGAAGCGGGTCTGCACCCCGATAGGCATGCCGATTTCCTGCTGTACCTGCTCGATCACCTTGACCGCTTCGCCCAGAGAAGCGCCGTGGGCCAGGTTGAACGACATCATCACAGCCGGGAACTGGCCGATGTGTGAAATCGCCAGTTGCGCCTGGCGCTGCTCGATGCGTGCCAGGGCCGACAGGCGCACCTGCCCCCCGTCACTGGCTTTGACATGGATCGACTCCAACGCCTGCGGCCCGATGCTTGCTGCATCACGCGACTGCAGCACCACCCGGTACTGGCTGGCCTGGGTATAGATGGTCGAGATCTGCCGTTGACCGAAGGCGTCATACAGGGCGTTGGTGATTTGCGACACATCGATGCCCAGGCGGCTGGCCATGTCACGGTCGATCACCAGGTACACCTGCAGCCCCTTG harbors:
- a CDS encoding efflux RND transporter permease subunit, with the translated sequence MNLSGPFIRRPVATMLLSLAIMLLGGVSFGLLPVSPLPQIDFPVIVVQANLAGASPEVMASTVATPLERKLGSIAGVTTLTSSSNQGSTRVIIGFEQGRDIDGAAREVQAAINATRNLLPSGMRSMPTYKKLNPSQAPIMVLSLTSDVLQKGQLYDLADTILSQSLAQVSGVGEVQIGGSSLPAVRISVEPQLLNQYSLALDDVRTAVANANQRRPMGYVEDSERSWQVRANDQLEKAKDYEPVVIRQENGTILRLSDVATITDGVENRYNSGFFNDQSAVLLVINRQIGANIIETVDQIHAQLPALQSLLPASVQLNVAMDRSPVIKATLKEAEHTLLIAVGLVILVVYLFLGSLRASLIPSLAVPVSLVGTFAVMYLCGFSLNNLSLMALILATGLVVDDAIVVLENISRHIEDGQPPMRAAFLGAKEVGFTLLSMNVSLVAVFVSILFMGGIVRSLFQEFSITLAAAIIVSLVVSLTLTPMLCARWLKPHRADQSRLQRWSDNLHKRMVEGYDRSLGWALRHKRLTLISLLATIGLNIVLYVVVPKTLIPQQDTGQLMGFIRGDDGLSFTVMQPKMEIYRRALLADPAVQSVAGFIGGNSGTNNAMVLVRLKPISERKIDAQQVIERLRKEMPKVPGGRLFLMADQDLQLGGGGRDQTSSQYLYTLQSGDLTALRQWFPKVVAAMRALPELTAIDARDGSGTQQVTLVVDRDQAKRLGIDMDMVTTVLNNAYSQRQISTIYDSLNQYQVVLEINPKYAWDPSSLEQVQVITSDGARVPLSTIAHYENSLANDRVSHEGQFAAEDIAFDIAEGYSADQAMAAVERAVAKLGLPEEVIAKLGGTADAFAKTQQGQPFMILGALVLVYLVLGILYESYIHPLTILSTLPSAGVGALLALYVTGGEFSLISLLGLFLLIGVVKKNAILMIDLALQLERQQGLTPEESIRRACLLRLRPILMTTLAAMLGALPLLLSRAEGAEMRQPLGLTIIGGLVFSQVLTLYTTPVVYLYLDRLRHRFNHWRGVRTDAALDTPL